The DNA segment TCGGATCGTTCGATACGTAAGCGAGCGGTTGGGTAAATTGATATACGCCGCTGACCGTGCTATCGAAGTGATAAATCCAGTTCACGGACGGCTCGAAATTTTTATTGAGGCTGAACATACTGCGAATGACCGGATAAGATTTAGGATCTCGCGTTAACGCCGTGACATTCTGTGCCATCACTTCGCCGGGATAAATGACAGACGATAAAGAACTGCTACCGCTGAAAAATCCGCCGTTCACGGCGGCAATCGCCCCAAATCGCGTCGTCAACGTTTTTACATTGGCGGCGGATGATGTGAGGTAGGAACGAACGGCGATTTGTTCGTTATTCAGATCGACGTTAAAATAAAATGCCTGAAGTTTGGGACTCGATCGCGTTCCTTTGAACACTTTAATGCCGTCTGGAAGCGAATAATTACCGGTGATCTCCGTCCACGTGATCGTCGAATCCTGCGCGAAAAGCGCCACGGCAAGTACGAAAAACAACAGAACAATTATTTTCATCAATCGCATTCTTCGAGTCTCCTTACGATTCACTCCTGAAAAGTAACGAGAAAGGATAGCGTATTTCAGGCTAAATTCCAAATTTTTCCATATAGAAAAAAACGGTTAGGACAAAATATCCCAGATGAAGACCTGCAACTCCATTGCACAAATGAAAAAGGTAAAGGCGTGGCGCGTCGTGCCTCTACTAATTCCCCTAAAGAGAAATATTCCTATTGATATTCTTAACTATTTTGTGGATTTTATGGTATGATAGATATCAGTCTTATTCACGATTTATACTATATCAGCCATATCTCTACAATTCCATCAATTTTTAAAAAAGGGATTCTCTGTCATAATCAGGTGAGTGAGATTAAGCATGAATCAGTAGCTTCACCAATTATTCAACAGCGTCGGGAAAACAAGCAGATTCCCGGCGGAATGAAACTGCATGATTATGCCAATTTATATTTGGATGCTCATAATCCAATGCTGAGTAAAATAAGAGATCAAAATAATGAGATAGCGATTTTACAAATTGGAAAAACGATATTACTGCTGAAAGACGTGATTATCTGCGATCGAAATGCCTCCAGCGATTATGCCGCGTTCTATCCGGTTGAGACTGGTTTAAATAAATTGAATTTCCAAATGATTTACGACCGATATTGGACAAATCATCCAGATTCAATTCAATTAGTGGAGCATAAATCGATCAAATGTGCTGAAGCGCTGATTCCTTACAGAGTTCCTGCAGAATATATTATCGGGATAATTGTCTATGACAATACCGCCAAAACACATCTTGAATCTATGGAAATTCAGGTGCAAATTACAGTGGAGAAAGGAATGTTTTTTTAGCCAAATGATTAAACAGATCAAAATAGGAAATATTTTGGAATCCGAGGCTCAGACCTTGGTCAATACGGTTAATTGTATTGGGGTCATGGGTAAGGGGATTGCGGCAGATTTTAAAAAACAATTTCCGGATATGTTTAGCGATTATAAAGATCGTTGCGACAAGAGGCTATTGAAACCGGGAGAACCCTATATTTATAAAAGACTGGTAAAACCCTGGATTATTAATTTTCCAACGAAAGATGACTGGCGCTCCGTTTCAAAGATTCAGGATATTAAAAAGGGTATTGATATCATTCTGAAGAGTTACAAAGAATGGGGCGTGACATCACTGGCTATTCCGCCATTAGGATGCGGCAACGGTCAATTAGATTGGCGTGACGTCGGGCCATTGCTCTACCAAAAATTTCAGGATATTGATATTCCGGTGGAATTATATGCCAGTTTCCAGTCGCCGAAAGAACAGATGACAAAAGAATTTCTTTCATCTAAGGAACTACAGAACAAAACAGCCATTTTTAAGAAAGAAGATCAAATATTTCACCCTGAGTGGATAGTTCTGATTGAAGTTCTTGATAGGATTGGAAAGAATCCCTATCACCGGCCGATTGGGAGGACGTTCTTTCAGAAAATCGGATATATTGTAACCGCTCAGGGAGTCAACACCGGATTAAAATATGAAGAAAGCAGTTACGGACCTTTTGCGAAGGATTTGAAACAGGCGATTGCCGTACTGGCCAACAATAACCTGCTGATCGAGAAACATAATGGGCAGGGTTTTCAATATCTACCCGGGAGTGCCTATTCGGTCATGCGGAAAAAATACAAGGAGATTCTCGATAAATATGAACAAGTGATTGAAAAGACTGCCGATCTTTTTATGCGGATGGATACTCATCAGGCGGAAATAGTATCGACTATCTTGTATTCTTCCCGTAAACTGAAGCAGGACAGCGCCGAAGTCAGCGAAAAGGAGATTTTTGACCATGTCATGGAATGGAAGAAACGGCGCCGTCCGCCACTCGATGAAAAGGACG comes from the Candidatus Marinimicrobia bacterium CG08_land_8_20_14_0_20_45_22 genome and includes:
- a CDS encoding DUF4433 domain-containing protein, whose amino-acid sequence is MIDISLIHDLYYISHISTIPSIFKKGILCHNQVSEIKHESVASPIIQQRRENKQIPGGMKLHDYANLYLDAHNPMLSKIRDQNNEIAILQIGKTILLLKDVIICDRNASSDYAAFYPVETGLNKLNFQMIYDRYWTNHPDSIQLVEHKSIKCAEALIPYRVPAEYIIGIIVYDNTAKTHLESMEIQVQITVEKGMFF